The genomic region TCTTATTATAATCAGGCTAGTAAATAAGGTAAAAATATAAGGGTCGGGATGTGACACATTCACCCGGTTTCGCTGCACTCCTGAAAGATATGCTTCATCTCCTAGCTAATGAATTTAGAATCCTGTTAAGAATTGTTTGTAGCTACTACCCTTGATACCAATGACAACGTCTCTAAACCAAGGGGTGAGTGTACTTAATCCCATTACACACACAGTGTGATAACTTGTTGAACTTGAATCTCAGTAGCCATTCGGTCTAAGCATGAGAACACAGATCAATCTCTTCTCGTTCTTTTTTTTTCTTTGCGTCTGAGTTCTTTTTATTGCAAAATAGATTGTGTTTTTCATATTTTAAATTCTGATTTTTCTTTCTTTTCTTTTAATTTTTATTTGTTATAAAATTAGGTAGTGCCACGTCATTTGCTACATCAATTATTTTTGTGTTGACATCATATTTACAATTGATCTAGACCCTTGAATGTTTTAAAATCTTAAGATCAAGAAATAATGTTAAAATTTGTGTTAAATTTGATGTCTCTTGAACCAGACCCCTCAACAAATATCTTGTTTAACATTTTTTTTAAACTTATNNANATAAAAAAAAAAAAAAAAACTTTTTTTACACAATCTCAGATCCACTTCATCTGTCCTCCTCGACCACTCTCCTCCACCATCAGTCCATCACCCTCACTCTCCTCCTTCCTCGGCCCTCACCTCCTCTCCTTCTTCTCATTCAGTCTCGCTCCAACCTCCACCTCACCTCATTCAGGTTCGTGTTATTCGATTTGCTTCCTTTCAATTCGTTACCCACAGTTTTTCTACTTTTCTTTTACTTTCAATTTTCAACTAATTTTTCTATTAAGTTTCAGTTCCCTTTCAACATGCACGGATTCATAGTTGGCTTGAATGAACCTGGGTCCTCAGATCTGGGTCCTCCAACGACGATGAAGAAAGAGTTTCTGTTTGAGATTTGAAGGGGAGTGGTGAGGATCCGAGGGGTAGTCTTGTTCTTGAACAGTGACTCGGGGTGGGTTATTGGAAGATCGATTGTATTCCTGAATTTGGCCGGGAACCCTATGGTGGTGTTGGTGAGGAGGCTGGGTTGGTGAGGAGGCTCTCGGCGACGTTGGCAATGGTTTGAACGGAGGAGTAGAGAAGAGAGAAGTAGATGGGTGTTCTTGAAGCTTATTTTTGGGTTCATTATTCTGGTTGGGGATCACGTGAATACCAACATACCCCACTTCAAGACTTTGTCTCTCTCCTAAAAGTTAAATATTTTTTACCCCACCTATGGTCAAACCTAACGTTAACCGAAAACAACATTGTTAGTCAAGTAAAAGGGCTGACTGAAACTTGTGGTGGGCAGGTGTGCCACGTCAACTCGGTGAAATTTCACCATGTGAACCGAAGAATTTTCGAATTGAAAATGGACACTTGTCTATTAAAGAAGAAACCAACACCACCACTTGACAAGTGTCTTATGACTTTGCAATTGTTGCTGCAACTTGACGCAGCTCTCATCTCCTCACAGCCGACCAAGTGACGCCAAGTGTCACTAAACAACCAAAAAATGCTGCCACGTATTAACTTCGACGAAATTTCAAAAAATCGTTAAAAATAGTTCGGGAATTTAAAAAATTCATCGAAAAATACGACGAATTCGTGAAGACATCTACTTTCTATTTTTAAGATAAAAATCAATTTTGAGAAATTTTAAAATTCGGAATGTTACCCTTCTCTTTCAAATAAAATCCAAATATTTCATAACAAATTCAATCCTAGCAACCTTTATACCCGGATCCTCGGTTCGATTTTTCCGAAGTTTCATGCAAAGATAGACTTGCTCTAGAAAGTCTGCACACATTACACATTTCCATCCTAATCTTACTGAACTGTTCCCGATCGTCTCAAAGAAAATTAGAAAAAAGAGCAGAAAAAGAAGAAAACAAAGAAAAAGAAGTAACAAACACTGAGCTGGGTGGCAAAACCCAAGATTTGACTCACTCCCCTTGTGCCACATTTCCTAAGCCAAGGGCTATAAATAAGGGCAACCCTTGACTGAGATCACACACACATCTAACTAGCCAACACAGTCAAAGCAAAACATGGCACATTTTGCTTATACCAGCACCACCGCTATTGTTTCTTTCCTCATCCTCCTCCTTGTTCCACATTCTTACTCTTCTGGTGCTGTTCCAGATTCAGATGTTGATCTCTTGGAGTTTCCTCTGAACCTTGAGTACTTGGAAGCTGAGTTCTTCCTATATGGCTCTTTGGGTTTTGGCTTGGATAGAGTTGCTCCAAACTTGACGTCCGGTGGTCCAAAACCCATTGGTGCTAGGAAGGCCATGTTAGACCCTTCCACTAGGGATGTGATCGAACAATTTGCATGGCAAGAAGTTGGACATTTGAGGTCTCAAATCTTCTATGTTTTCATTTTCTTACCTACTTTTGTGTTCAAGTGTTTATTTATTTATTTAGTAGTTAATGGTATTCGGATAGGGGATTTGAACTGAGGCCGTCGTTTTTGTTTGCAGAGCTATTAAAAGGACAGTGAAAGGGTTCCCAAGGCCACAGTTGGATTTAAGTGCAAAATCATTTGCAAAGGTGTTTGATCTTGCATTTGGACGTCCTTTGAAGCCACCATTTGATCCTTATGCCAATAGCTTGAACTATCTCCTTGCATCCTATTTGATCCCTTATGTTGGTCTTACTGGTTATGTTGGAGCAAACCCCAAACTCCAAGGCCCTACTTCCAAAAGGGTAATTTTCAAACCCAATAATAACCACGCTCGAAAACATTCTCTTGTCAAACAGTTTAGCATTTTATGTTGTTAGACGTCAAATGAGTCATGAATTATAAACCTGATGATTTGATTTTTGTTTATGTATATGTGAGATTGTATTGAAAGTGTGACAACATAACATTCTTCAAGTATCTAACAGCTAGCTCTAATAGTTTGTATTTTCTTTCAGCTTGTTGCAGGTCTTTTAGGTGTGGAATCAGGACAAGATGCAGTGATTAGAACAATGCTGTATAGGCAGGCTCTGGTGAGAGTGCACCCATATGGTATAACAGTAGCTGAGTTCACAAATCGGCTTTCTGATCTGAGGAACAAGCTGGGACAGATGGGTTTGAAAGATGAAGGCCTTCTGATTCCAAAATATAAAGGAGCTGAGGGAAAAATCAGGGGCAATGTTCTTGCTGGAGACTCATATTCAGTTGCATATGACAGGACACCGGAGGAGATACTAAGGATTGTATATGGATCGGGTGATGAACGTGCCCCGGGGGGTTTCTATCCGAAAGGAGCTGATGGTCGTATTGCCAAATCTCATCTACGTTCTGAATAGAACTTGAAGAAATAGTACCAGTTCATATGTAGTTTACCTTGTGTAGACAGTTTGTTCATTCTCCAGAGAGAAATAAATGTTCCTATTGATTATGATCAAGGAATTTGTCTCCAGCTTCATACTGTTTTGACTATTGACTCCTTGTTTTTCCATTTCAATCACTAATTCTGTGAAACAGAGAACACAAATGAATAAGTAAGATGAACCTGGTACTAAAAACTTGTCGAATGTCAACTCACTCATAGAATGGGGGTTCATATATTACATAGCAAGAAACATGTGTTAGATGGAAAGAAGATGCAGCAAAAATCCATTGTTATACTGTTATACAAATTCCCAAGTTTTAAATTACAAACATGATACATGCACAATGAGCAAATCTTTTTGATCAGAAAGGAGAGGAAGAAATTGTGGACTGTAAGAAAGATAAGTGAATGGAACGGTTCAATCGCGAGTGACCTGTTACTGAGGGCAACAACATGATTTCCTTGACTTACCTAAAACCAGTCATTTCGGCTGCCGCAACTATTTTTCCTCACCATGGTCTCCATGGGGCACTTGCCATTACAAAGTCAGCATAAGGCCAACGGACACAACATGTGAGATTTCCGCAAGGAACCAATAGACCTATGAGCATCTTCCAAGCTTGCCCAGTGCACTAGCCTTTGCAACCATATGTTGTTTAGTGTTACACTGAGAAGGTAGTCCTCGGGCTTTGCCATACCATAGGAAAGCAACGAGGCTGTGGCAGCATATGCTCAAAGTCAAGGTTAGCATCTGTCATTTCAACAATAGTAGGGGTAACAGATAATTCTTTATAAGAACAAGGGAGCTCTCGGTTCTTATCCATCATGAAGAATTTCATCCAGTATGTAGATTGGCCCCAAATGACCTAAGCTGCTAAAGAAACACTGCACCAATACATTCCATGTGCCAAAGTTGGGGCAGATACCTTCACTTATCATCTTATGAAGATAAACCATGGCCTCGTCTAGACCTATTGAGCTACAAATTCCCCATAGAAGACTAGTATAAGTTATTACATCTGGGCACCACTCCTTTGCTGCACCAGTACTGTTGAAAAGCTGAATAGCACTCTCTATCCTCCCTTGCTTGCAAAAGAAATATATCAGTATGTTATATGTAATGGTATCAGGCTTTGTTCCACATTTCAGCATGTCGCCAAAAACCTGCATAGTCTCGTTGGTCATCCCAGCACGACAAAAACCATTTAAAATGGTGTTGTATGTTACCAAATTCAATTTCAATCCCTTATCATGTATCTCCCTGACAAGTCCAAATGCTTCTTTGAATTTGTTCACCTTGAAGAGACCATACAATAACTCATTATATGTTGTAATGTTAGGCAAACTCCCATTGTCCCTCATCTTGTTGAGCACCTTGACAGCCCAATCTACTTCTCCACCTTCACATAACCCTTTAATAAATGTGTTAAAAGTAACTATATTTGGAGGACAGCCTTCTGCAGTCATATTTTCTAAAAGACATTGAGCTTGATTAAACATATATTTCCTGCACAGAACATCCACCATACAGGTATATGCTATTACATTAGGACGGCAACCACAGTCCATCATATTGTTCCAAGTCTCAGATGCCCGAACAAGGTTGCCAGCTTTTGCAAACCCATCAATAAGAGTGCTATATGTGGTTACATTTGGAGAACAACCCTTTTTCTGCATCTCATGTAAAACAGATATAGCTTTGCGCATATTCCCAACAGAGCAGAGACCATGTATAACAGTAGTATATGCAACAACATTTGGCTCAAATCCCTCACACACCATGCGGTTCCACAAGTCCAGAGCTTCACTAACTCTACCTTCCATAAAATAACCCTTTATCAAGGAAGTAAAGGTGTGAATGTTAGGCCTACATCCCCTCACAAACATCTTAGCCAAAACTGCAAGAGCAGACTCAACATTCCTCATATCAGAAAGAGAACTAATAACCGTCGAGTATGTAATGACATTAGGGTCTAATCCCTTATCAGCCATTTCAACCAGCAACACCAACGCCTCTTCAAACTTGAACTCTTTGCACAATCCATTAACCAAAGCATTATAAACAGCCACATTAGGCTCAAACTTACAAGCAAGCTCCCTCGCTTCGTCTACCTTCCCAAGCCTACACAATGCAGACACTACAGTCGTATAGCTCACCGTGTCAGGACAACATCCCTTCTTAGACATTTCAACAAGCAACTTATGTGCACCATCCACCCTATCATTCTTACACAATGCCTTCAACAAAATATTATAAGTAAACACATTCGGCACCATCCCATCTTTCTTCATATTAACATACACCGGATTAATCATCCGAAACCTATTTTCACAAAGCAACGCATCCAACAAGTGATTGTAAATCTTCACACTCGGTTTGCACCCGAATTCTCTTATCCTATAAAACACCTTCAATGCCTGCTCAGCCAACCCAGCTCTCCTATAAGCCTTTACCACACTTATAAACAAGTCCTCAGAGCAACTCACCCCCTCCAGTTTCATCTGGTGCATCAAGTACTGCACACCATCCATTTCACATTGGCTCCCAAGCTTCTCAATCATGGCCGTGTATGTCAATTGGGTGTGTTTGAAAGCTCTGGAGTTGGAAATGGACCTGAAATACTCCAATGCCAGACCCAACTGGGGCTCATGCTTCAGCCTCTGAAAGACTTCAGACTCTTTCAAAATGGGTTGGGTGGGTTCAGTTTGGGGTTTAGGGTTTAAGCTGGGAACTAGGTTTGGGTTTGAGCTGAGCACCAAGGGTCTTGTGGGTTTGTGGATTTTCAGCAGTAAGGAGCATCCTTCTTTCAGATACATTACAGCAATATGAGCTGAAATTAGGTATAGAAATCACCAAAATTACAGACCCAGATGAATCAAAGTGTATGAATTCGATCATGGTGAAGTAACAAACATCTGAAAGATGAGAAATTGGTAATGGGAAAGTGGCTGATCAATCAAAGGTGAAGACTTTGGAGGGTTTTAGGGTTCTACAGAAGAGTATGTGTTTAAAGTTTTAAACTTTTAACTGAAGAAGGGGTGATTTGTTGAATATAAAACCACATGGGGTACTAATGTAAATATTGAAAGGTTTTGGGGTGAATGTGAAAATTAATGAGCTATTTGGGACTTTGGGTTGAGACTGAGACCCAGAAACAAAGCTCGTCGTTTCAAACAGAGCAGGACTCTGATCACTTCTCAGAGTAAAGGTGCGTATCTCTGAAATTTACATCTGCCCAATTCGAATTTCGTATTGGTTGTTCTTGTTTTGACCTAATTCTGTGTTTAAAGCTTTGATTAGTTCAGAAAGTACAGATCTTGGACACTGAATCTGAGACTTGCGGAACTGCTTATTTTGTTTTTGGGTTTTGATTAGGGAGTTGGGTTTAGTTTATTCAAGATTTCATAGTAAAAAAATTCGGATGATATGTGATTCTATTGCTAAGCTCTACTATGCTCATACTAGAATGAACCTCATACCTAAAATCTTCAAGACAAAGAGAACCCAGTTCAAGTTTTACAAAATCATGGAAACCAAAGTTTTGACAAGGATATAGAGCATGAACATAAGCATTACACATATTACGCATGAGTGAGCTAGCTATCTGCTGTTTACATATTGAAGTTTTGATAATTTACTTCGTCATTGTTCTGAAACCGAGTGTTAAATGTAATTGTGTAAACTTCCGTGACATCCCATTTCAGCTTGTTCCCTCTGGTTCTTTCCCCTGTTGTGGAACTTTAAGATATGATATTCATGTCGGTTTCTGACAAGGAGTTCCTTATATGGTGTTCGTATTGTTATCTATATGGACATGGTTGCTTCCTATACAGTTTGACATTTACTGACTCCATCTTGAACCGCTTTTAGCTACCTATTCCATTCTGCAAAATTGAGGGATATTTTGTATTATGTGTCTCACTTTCCTCTGATTTTGTTTTCGATCTTACAGATAGCAGAAGCTATGGCTGGACACAATGAGTCAAGTGCATCTGGGAAGAATTTGGGCGAGGCCTCAAATGATGTACCAACCAGAAATGCTGAGAGTTTGCAAAGTAACATGAAGATTGTCTACTACAGGTTTGTTTTGGGAACCTTTTAGGCCCTTTATTTATTTTACGTTACCATGTCTACTTTGTGGATCAAACCTCAGAGCTTGATTTGTTGATTTCTACATGGATGCTATTGTTTTGGAATTGGAAATCATTCGTTTGTATGAGCAAGAGAGGAGGGGGGGGGGGGGGGGGGTGTGGGAAGGGGAGATAAAAAGTGCAGTGTCTCTTGTTGTTTTGTTTTACTCTTGGAGTTCATTCAAGTTCGGTGAGTTGATCATAAAAAAAATTTGGGCTCCTGTAGATGTTAGGATGTATTGTTGTTCCATGTCTTACATAAGGCTGGTTACCAAATGATATCACTTATCAGGCTAGTATAATGCATCATTTAAATACATGGGAAGATGTCACAAATTGTTAAATAACTTTAGTTAGAAAGTACATGCTTAATTATAACATATGTAGCTCTATTTTAATACAAGTGTTGGTATTCTCCCTTCTGCAGCCGAACATTTATGTCTATCATCAGCGGGGTCATTGCTGGAATTCTAGGGTTCACTGGCCTTTCTGGATTTATTTTGTATTTCCTTATTATGGCCATTACTTCGGTTGGACTGATTGCCAAGGCAGGATTTCAAGTTCATTCGTATTTTGACAGCTGGAACCAGATTATACTTGACGGCTTCCTGGGTGGGCTTTTGTCATTTGTGCTGTTCTGGACGTTTTCTTATGACATTGTGCATATATTCTGACGAGTATCTGCGGCATCTCAAACAGAAGAAGTCCTGTTTTTCTGGTGATTATTTTCTATAGCGAAAGTTGAGTAAATCTGCT from Fragaria vesca subsp. vesca linkage group LG3, FraVesHawaii_1.0, whole genome shotgun sequence harbors:
- the LOC101298404 gene encoding desiccation-related protein PCC13-62-like, with the protein product MAHFAYTSTTAIVSFLILLLVPHSYSSGAVPDSDVDLLEFPLNLEYLEAEFFLYGSLGFGLDRVAPNLTSGGPKPIGARKAMLDPSTRDVIEQFAWQEVGHLRAIKRTVKGFPRPQLDLSAKSFAKVFDLAFGRPLKPPFDPYANSLNYLLASYLIPYVGLTGYVGANPKLQGPTSKRLVAGLLGVESGQDAVIRTMLYRQALVRVHPYGITVAEFTNRLSDLRNKLGQMGLKDEGLLIPKYKGAEGKIRGNVLAGDSYSVAYDRTPEEILRIVYGSGDERAPGGFYPKGADGRIAKSHLRSE
- the LOC101298693 gene encoding pentatricopeptide repeat-containing protein At3g48810-like, with the translated sequence MYLKEGCSLLLKIHKPTRPLVLSSNPNLVPSLNPKPQTEPTQPILKESEVFQRLKHEPQLGLALEYFRSISNSRAFKHTQLTYTAMIEKLGSQCEMDGVQYLMHQMKLEGVSCSEDLFISVVKAYRRAGLAEQALKVFYRIREFGCKPSVKIYNHLLDALLCENRFRMINPVYVNMKKDGMVPNVFTYNILLKALCKNDRVDGAHKLLVEMSKKGCCPDTVSYTTVVSALCRLGKVDEARELACKFEPNVAVYNALVNGLCKEFKFEEALVLLVEMADKGLDPNVITYSTVISSLSDMRNVESALAVLAKMFVRGCRPNIHTFTSLIKGYFMEGRVSEALDLWNRMVCEGFEPNVVAYTTVIHGLCSVGNMRKAISVLHEMQKKGCSPNVTTYSTLIDGFAKAGNLVRASETWNNMMDCGCRPNVIAYTCMVDVLCRKYMFNQAQCLLENMTAEGCPPNIVTFNTFIKGLCEGGEVDWAVKVLNKMRDNGSLPNITTYNELLYGLFKVNKFKEAFGLVREIHDKGLKLNLVTYNTILNGFCRAGMTNETMQVFGDMLKCGTKPDTITYNILIYFFCKQGRIESAIQLFNSTGAAKEWCPDVITYTSLLWGICSSIGLDEAMVYLHKMISEGICPNFGTWNVLVQCFFSSLGHLGPIYILDEILHDG
- the LOC101298983 gene encoding ER membrane protein complex subunit 6-like, which produces MAGHNESSASGKNLGEASNDVPTRNAESLQSNMKIVYYSRTFMSIISGVIAGILGFTGLSGFILYFLIMAITSVGLIAKAGFQVHSYFDSWNQIILDGFLGGLLSFVLFWTFSYDIVHIF